Proteins co-encoded in one Cricetulus griseus strain 17A/GY chromosome 1 unlocalized genomic scaffold, alternate assembly CriGri-PICRH-1.0 chr1_1, whole genome shotgun sequence genomic window:
- the LOC100759668 gene encoding sulfotransferase 1C2 has protein sequence MAQTPELRKQTKGKGIAEIAGIPLMADTVDNWSQIQTFKAKPDDLLICTYPKSGTTWIQEIVDMIEQNGDVEKCQRALIQHRHPFIEWARPPQPSGVDKANEMPAPRTLKTHLPTQLLPPSFWTSNCKFIYVARNAKDCMVSYYHFYRMSQLLPDPRTWDEYFEFFINGKVNWGSWFDHVRGWWEIRDRHQILFLFYEDMKRDPKHEIRKVMQFMGKNLDETVLDKIVQETSFEKMKENPMTNRSTVPKSILDQSISSFMRKGTVGDWKNHFTVAQNERFDEIYRQKMKGTSINFCMEL, from the exons ATGGCCCAGACCCCAgaattgagaaaacaaacaaaagggaaaggGATAGCAGAGATAGCAGGGATTCCCCTGATGGCTGACACCGTGGACAACTGGAGCCAGATTCAGACCTTCAAAGCCAAGCCAGATGACCTCCTCATTTGTACTTACCCTAAATCAG GGACAACATGGATTCAAGAAATCGTGGACATGATTGAGCAGAATGGGGATGTAGAGAAGTGTCAGCGAGCCCTCATTCAACACCGGCACCCTTTTATTGAGTGGGCACGGCCACCCCAGCCATCAG GTGTGGATAAAGCCAATGAGATGCCAGCTCCAAGGACACTCAAGACCCATCTTCCCACTCAGCTGCTGCCACCATCCTTCTGGACAAGTAACTGTAAG TTCATTTATGTGGCTCGGAACGCCAAAGACTGCATGGTTTCCTACTACCACTTCTATAGGATGAGCCAGCTTCTCCCAGATCCAAGGACTTGGGATGAGTATTTTGAATTCTTCATTAATGGGAAAG TAAACTGGGGATCCTGGTTTGACCATGTGAGAGGATGGTGGGAAATAAGAGACAGACACCagattctcttcctcttctatgAAGATATGAAGAGG GACCCAAAACATGAAATCCGGAAGGTAATGCAGTTCATGGGAAAGAACTTGGATGAAACTGTGCTGGATAAAATCGTCCAGGAGACatcatttgagaaaatgaaagagaatccTATGACCAATCGTTCAACCGTTCCCAAATCGATCCTGGACCAGTCCATTTCCTCTTTCATGAGAAAAG GAACTGTGGGTGATTGGAAGAACCACTTCACTGTGGCTCAGAATGAGAGGTTTGATGAAATCTACAGACAGAAGATGAAAGGAACGTCTATAAACTTCTGCATGGAACTCTGA